Proteins encoded in a region of the Phoenix dactylifera cultivar Barhee BC4 chromosome 3, palm_55x_up_171113_PBpolish2nd_filt_p, whole genome shotgun sequence genome:
- the LOC103716678 gene encoding cysteine desulfurase 1, chloroplastic, protein MMASLCHCPASPPHHSLSKLLSPLSRPRLHPLLSNVLPIFNPSPNRIRAGDQFRRLSSSSRSVALPPEELDSPSLGDLTRPDFPILHQEVNGFNLVYLDNAATSQKPTAVLKVLNKYYESYNSNVHRAIHSLSAEATDAYEQARNKVAAFINASKHKEIVFTRNATEAINLVAYSWGLSNLRSGDEILLTIAEHHSAIVPWQLVAQKTGASLKFVGLTKEEVPDIEQLKELLSVKTKIVVIHHVSNMLGSVLPIEDIVGWAHSVGAKVLVDACQSVPHMVVDVQKLDPDFLVASSHKMCGPTGMGFLYGKSELLSAMPPFLGGGEMIADVFQDYSTFAEPPSRFEAGTPAIGEAIGLGAAIDYLTGIGMQRIHDYEKELANYLYHSLLSIPNVHIYGPAPSETVHRAALCSFNVENIHPTDIATILDKQHGVAIRSGHHCAQPLHRSLGISASARASLYYYNTKKEIDVFIRALKDTIDFFTSFQ, encoded by the exons ATGATGGCTTCTCTTTGCCACTGCCCCGCCTCTCCTCCCCATCACTCCCTCTCGAAGCTCCTCTCCCCTCTTTCTCGCCCCAGACTCCATCCCCTTCTCTCAAACGTCCTGCCCATCTTTAACCCTAGCCCTAATCGCATCCGAGCCGGCGATCAGTTCCGGAGGCTCTCCTCGTCCTCCCGCTCGGTCGCCCTCCCCCCCGAAGAATTGGATTCCCCTTCTCTCGGCGATCTCACCCGACCGGATTTCCCCATCCTCCATCAG GAGGTTAATGGGTTTAATCTGGTTTACTTGGATAATGCTGCGACTTCTCAAAAACCGACTGCTGTTCTGAAGGTTTTGAACAAGTACTATGAGTCCTATAATTCAAATGTTCACCGTGCCATCCATTCTCTGAG TGCAGAGGCCACAGATGCATATGAGCAAGCAAGAAACAAAGTTGCAGCCTTCATCAATGCATCAAAACACAAAGAGATTGTATTTACTCGTAATGCTACTGAAGCAATCAATTTGGTAGCATATTCATGGGGCCTCTCAAACTTAAGATCTGGAGACGAG atattaCTTACTATTGCGGAACATCATAGTGCTATAGTTCCTTGGCAACTTGTTGCACAAAAGACTGGCGCTTCTCTGAAGTTTGTTGGGTTGACAAAGGAAGAAGTTCCAGATATTGAGCAGCTTAAGGAGCTTCTTTCAGTAAAGACAAAGATTGTTGTCATCCATCATGTCTCAAATATGCTTG gTTCTGTTCTGCCTATTGAAGACATCGTGGGCTGGGCACACAGTGTCGGGGCAAAAGTTCTTGTAGATGCTTGTCAGAGTGTTCCGCACATGGTTGTTGATGTGCAGAAACTCGATCCTGATTTTCTTGTTGCGTCATCACACAAG ATGTGTGGACCTACAGGCATGGGATTTTTGTATGGTAAAAGTGAGCTCTTATCTGCAATGCCTCCATTTTTAG GTGGTGGTGAAATGATTGCTGATGTGTTTCAAGATTATTCTACATTTGCTGAACCTCCTTCCAG ATTTGAGGCTGGAACTCCTGCAATTGGGGAAGCCATAGGATTGGGAGCAGCAATTGACTACTTGACGGGTATTGGCATGCAAAGGATCCATGACTATGAG AAGGAGCTAGCAAACTATCTTTATCATAGCCTCCTCTCTATACCTAATGTGCACATCTATGGTCCTGCTCCTTCAGAAACTGTCCATCGTGCTGCTCTTTGTTCATTTAATGtcgagaatattcatccaacagATATTGCTACTATTCTTGATAAACAG CACGGAGTGGCTATTCGATCGGGACATCATTGCGCCCAACCGCTGCACCGTTCCTTGGGTATTAGTGCGAGTGCACGTGCTAGCCTTTACTACTACAACACCAAGAAAGAGATTGATGTCTTTATTCGAGCACTCAAAGATACTATTGACTTCTTCACTTCCTTCCAGTAA